One window from the genome of Nitrosospira multiformis encodes:
- a CDS encoding MgtC/SapB family protein, which produces MRYASSYIYSITIEELIAAMTFLSDNWMKIAVALGIGLLIGVERERRKGAGRDRAPAGIRTYAVTALLGALAFELGGIPLLAVVTLSVAGFIALGYFRTRSQRDPGLTSEFVQLLTLLLGALAMREPLLASSLGVTVALLLAARTRIHTFVRKTLTEAELHDALVLAGAALVVLPLMPDRYMGPFNAINPHTLWIIVVLMMAISAGGYIALRLFGPRYGLPVAGLASGFVSSSATIASMGTLAKQRPELMPAAVGGAVLSTVATITQMAIVLGATHPATLAAMAVPLLSAGFMAVAYGAWFFMKALRQKIPETIEMGRAFSFRTALILATTMGAVLLVAAALNAWLGSAGLIAGTAIAGFADTHSPAVSVASLAAGGKLEATQTILPILLAMSTNTATKMILAASNGGSHFALQVIPGLLLTIAAGWLGGLQAMMN; this is translated from the coding sequence TTGCGCTACGCTTCATCCTACATATACTCCATAACAATAGAGGAACTGATCGCCGCGATGACCTTTCTCTCCGATAACTGGATGAAAATCGCTGTGGCGTTGGGGATCGGCTTGCTGATAGGGGTCGAGCGCGAGCGCAGAAAAGGCGCAGGGCGGGACCGTGCGCCGGCGGGGATTCGTACCTATGCCGTCACAGCCCTGCTTGGCGCGCTTGCTTTCGAACTGGGAGGGATTCCGTTACTGGCAGTGGTGACGCTCTCGGTAGCCGGATTCATCGCATTGGGCTATTTTCGCACACGCAGTCAACGCGATCCGGGCCTTACCAGCGAATTTGTACAGCTTCTGACGTTATTGCTCGGCGCGCTTGCCATGCGCGAACCGCTGCTCGCATCCAGTCTCGGCGTTACGGTGGCACTCCTGCTCGCGGCACGAACTCGCATCCACACCTTCGTACGCAAAACCCTGACCGAAGCCGAGTTGCACGATGCGCTGGTGCTTGCCGGTGCGGCGCTGGTGGTGCTGCCCTTGATGCCGGACCGTTACATGGGCCCCTTCAATGCGATCAATCCGCATACCTTGTGGATCATCGTGGTGTTGATGATGGCGATCAGCGCTGGGGGGTATATCGCCTTGCGCCTGTTTGGTCCGCGCTATGGATTGCCTGTTGCCGGACTGGCCTCGGGGTTCGTATCCAGTTCGGCGACGATAGCCTCCATGGGTACGCTTGCTAAACAGAGGCCGGAACTCATGCCAGCGGCGGTAGGGGGCGCTGTTCTCTCAACTGTGGCCACTATTACTCAGATGGCTATCGTACTCGGCGCGACCCATCCCGCAACACTTGCCGCCATGGCGGTGCCACTCCTGTCGGCGGGATTCATGGCGGTGGCCTACGGAGCATGGTTTTTTATGAAGGCGCTCCGGCAGAAAATCCCTGAAACAATCGAGATGGGCAGGGCATTCAGCTTTCGCACTGCGCTCATCCTCGCCACGACGATGGGGGCCGTGCTTCTGGTCGCGGCAGCACTCAATGCCTGGCTGGGCAGCGCGGGGCTGATCGCAGGCACCGCAATCGCCGGTTTCGCCGATACGCATTCCCCTGCGGTCTCGGTAGCGTCGCTGGCAGCCGGGGGTAAGCTTGAGGCGACCCAAACCATATTGCCCATCCTTCTCGCAATGAGCACAAACACCGCGACTAAAATGATATTGGCGGCATCCAATGGCGGCAGCCATTTCGCATTGCAGGTTATTCCGGGATTGCTGCTGACTATCGCGGCGGGCTGGCTTGGCGGATTGCAAGCCATGATGAATTAA
- a CDS encoding transposase: MQTDLGSMKKEARTKCDTVLMEAHALIDWEGLRTELMEIYRREISQGEGQKLIDPLVMFKTVLLGQWHSLSDPKLEEALRMRTDFMDFCGGFSDDAPDEITLCRFRNRLITSGRLAGMLAGVNAELQAHGLMIKDSHPAVTDDVRAQSPACPKQDTIDNPDTTGTPEANEVGNKQGGIPAKYPKLVSYIKIRRPEPDATWIRRNKKKYFGYVGYVNVANEDNYIRRSVQGGQQK, translated from the coding sequence ATGCAGACAGATTTGGGATCGATGAAAAAAGAAGCACGCACGAAATGCGATACCGTATTGATGGAAGCCCATGCGCTGATTGACTGGGAAGGGCTTCGTACCGAGCTTATGGAGATATATAGACGCGAGATTAGTCAGGGCGAAGGACAAAAGCTCATAGACCCGCTGGTCATGTTCAAGACAGTGCTGTTGGGCCAGTGGCACAGCCTGTCGGATCCGAAGCTTGAAGAGGCACTGCGCATGCGTACCGACTTCATGGATTTTTGCGGCGGTTTCTCTGATGATGCGCCGGATGAAATCACGCTATGCCGTTTTCGAAATCGCCTGATTACATCGGGCAGGCTAGCTGGAATGCTCGCTGGCGTGAATGCGGAATTGCAAGCTCATGGCCTCATGATAAAGGACTCGCACCCTGCTGTTACTGACGACGTGCGTGCGCAATCGCCCGCTTGCCCCAAGCAAGACACGATTGATAATCCGGATACCACAGGTACGCCCGAGGCCAACGAGGTTGGCAACAAGCAAGGTGGCATTCCAGCGAAATATCCCAAACTGGTTAGCTACATTAAAATCCGGCGTCCCGAACCGGACGCTACCTGGATAAGAAGAAATAAAAAGAAGTACTTTGGCTACGTCGGTTATGTAAACGTTGCTAACGAGGATAACTATATCCGCAGGAGTGTGCAGGGTGGCCAGCAAAAGTAA
- a CDS encoding YeeE/YedE thiosulfate transporter family protein, with amino-acid sequence MDRADVFFCRRCCYRKTDVQHIGKAPDAMDPITPATQEMPSSVAFPIPQKKRKNEKEASKKQSAGKADGPKQLVLGLIFGIAFGFLLQKGGVAKYDVLLGALFLTDFTVMKIMLTAIAVGMIGIFSMYGLGLVQLHVKPTRYAANIIGGLIFGIGFALLGYCPGTGAAALGQGNYDAIAGIMGLLVGSYLYAELSGYLDSTILKWGNRGRIMLPDLMGTRLAIFIICFVPLLILILFGIEKYSQ; translated from the coding sequence GTGGATCGCGCTGATGTGTTTTTTTGCAGGCGGTGTTGTTACCGCAAAACTGATGTTCAGCATATAGGGAAGGCACCGGACGCTATGGATCCCATTACGCCAGCAACACAGGAAATGCCTTCATCCGTTGCTTTCCCGATCCCGCAAAAGAAGCGGAAAAACGAAAAGGAAGCATCAAAAAAGCAATCAGCAGGAAAAGCAGATGGGCCCAAACAACTTGTACTCGGGCTGATCTTTGGTATCGCATTCGGTTTTTTGCTTCAGAAGGGCGGTGTTGCCAAATACGATGTACTGCTGGGGGCACTTTTTCTGACTGATTTTACGGTAATGAAGATCATGCTCACCGCGATCGCCGTCGGCATGATCGGCATCTTCTCAATGTATGGCCTGGGGCTTGTCCAACTGCATGTGAAACCCACGCGCTATGCCGCAAACATAATCGGGGGGCTGATTTTTGGTATCGGCTTCGCACTGCTGGGCTACTGCCCGGGTACTGGCGCCGCGGCGCTGGGGCAGGGCAATTACGATGCGATTGCTGGCATCATGGGCCTGCTGGTAGGTAGTTATCTCTATGCGGAGTTGTCCGGTTACCTGGATTCGACGATTCTGAAGTGGGGCAACCGCGGCAGAATCATGCTTCCCGACCTGATGGGAACGCGGCTTGCAATCTTCATAATTTGTTTTGTGCCCTTATTGATCCTGATTCTTTTCGGAATAGAAAAGTATTCTCAATAA